From one Lycium barbarum isolate Lr01 chromosome 6, ASM1917538v2, whole genome shotgun sequence genomic stretch:
- the LOC132645767 gene encoding uncharacterized protein LOC132645767 isoform X1, producing MDRRNNTTQESREPFVANDSSLRNNRVIPQLLTSVPALNDAASYLSETTSLFTRCFMDSSEPASRGLGGQEMITFGSAETRGSPAFNAASSSGSESSVDAPLLHEGLSRTLSRKSSQSGNAAMHSEDLSEGSSTQVLSTNTSSNGISIFQGLIERVRRTVRGSADDIGWLQRASHMPPVEDQTDRFVEIIDDIRHGLHGLPNSMVYLLVPGLFSNHGPLYFVNTKTSFSKMGLTCHIAKIHSEASVEKNAREIKDYIEEIYWGSRKRVLLLGHSKGGVDAAAALSMYWTDLKDKVGGLVLAQSPYGGSPIASDILREGQLGDYVNIRKLMETLICKVIKGDMQALEDLTYERRKKFLSKYHLPRELPVVSFRTEASISPAVLATLSRVAHAELPTFSAAQPAAKFPVVMPLGAAMAACAQLLQIRYGEKSDGLVTCCDAEVPGSVVVRPKRKLDHAWMVYSELNDNPTEADASQVCEALLTLLVEVGQKKRHELSNKDE from the exons ATGGACAGACGTAACAACACAACACAGGAGTCGAGAGAGCCCTTTGTG GCTAATGACAGTTCTTTAAGAAACAATAGGGTTATCCCCCAGCTACTTACCTCTGTGCCGGCTCTCAATGATGCTGCTTCCTATCTTTCCGAGACGACATCTTTATTTACTCGTTGTTTCATGGATTCTTCTG AACCTGCCTCCAGAGGCTTAGGTGGCCAGGAGATGATTACATTTGGTTCTGCAGAAACTAGAGGATCCCCGGCCTTCAATGCTGCTTCTTCAAGTGGAAGTGAATCATCTGTTGATGCTCCACTTCTCCATGAAGGATTAAGCAGGACCTTATCTAGAAAATCTTCCCAAAGTGGTAATGCAGCCATGCACTCAGAGGACCTATCTGAGGGTTCCAGTACGCAGGTTCTTTCAACGAATACCAGCTCAAATGGCATTTCCATTTTCCAAGG CCTTATAGAGAGGGTGAGAAGGACAGTTCGTGGGTCAGCTGATGATATTGGATGGCTACAACGTGCTTCACACATGCCTCCGGTTGAAGATCAAACTGATAGATTTGTGGAAATCATTGATGATATTAG GCATGGGCTACATGGATTACCAAACTCAATGGTTTACTTGTTAGTTCCAG GTCTCTTTAGCAATCATGGACCACTTTACTTTGTCAATACAAAAACAAGCTTTTCAAAAATGGGACTCACTTGTCATATAGCCAAAATTCATAGCGAG GCCTCTGTGGAGAAGAATGCAAGAGAAATTAAAGATTACATTGAAGAAATTTATTGGGGCTCTAGGAAACGTGTCTTGCTTCTTGGACATAGTAAAGGGGGAGTCGATGCAGCAGCCGCTCTTTCCATGTATTGGACTGATCTGAAAGATAAGGTTGGAGGGCTGGTTTTAGCACAGAGTCCATATGGTGGAAGTCCAATTGCTTCAGACATTTTACGAGAAGGTCAGCTTGGTGATTATGTAAACATTCGCAAGCTTATGGAGACCCTCATCTGTAAAGTAATCAAG GGGGACATGCAAGCTTTGGAAGATTTGACTTATGAGAGGAGGAAGAAATTCTTGAGCAAATACCATTTGCCAAGGGAGCTTCCTGTTGTTTCCTTCAGAACGGAGGCCAGCATTTCTCCAGCGGTTTTGGCCACGTTATCCCGTGTGGCACATGCTGAACTTCCCACATTTTCTGCTGCCCAACCTGCTGCTAAGTTTCCCGTGGTGATGCCTCTTGGTGCTGCGATGGCTGCATGTGCCCAGCTTCTTCAGATCAGGTATGGTGAGAAGAGTGATGGGCTTGTCACTTGTTGTGATGCAGAAGTCCCTGGCTCAGTGGTGGTTAGGCCAAAACGGAAACTGGATCATGCTTGGATGGTATATTCTGAATTAAATGATAACCCAACGGAGGCTGATGCATCTCAAGTTTGTGAAGCTCTTCTAACTTTACTAGTAGAAGTAGGACAGAAGAAAAGACATGAACTATCTAACAAAGATGAATGA
- the LOC132645767 gene encoding uncharacterized protein LOC132645767 isoform X2, with protein MFKSFKKANDSSLRNNRVIPQLLTSVPALNDAASYLSETTSLFTRCFMDSSEPASRGLGGQEMITFGSAETRGSPAFNAASSSGSESSVDAPLLHEGLSRTLSRKSSQSGNAAMHSEDLSEGSSTQVLSTNTSSNGISIFQGLIERVRRTVRGSADDIGWLQRASHMPPVEDQTDRFVEIIDDIRHGLHGLPNSMVYLLVPGLFSNHGPLYFVNTKTSFSKMGLTCHIAKIHSEASVEKNAREIKDYIEEIYWGSRKRVLLLGHSKGGVDAAAALSMYWTDLKDKVGGLVLAQSPYGGSPIASDILREGQLGDYVNIRKLMETLICKVIKGDMQALEDLTYERRKKFLSKYHLPRELPVVSFRTEASISPAVLATLSRVAHAELPTFSAAQPAAKFPVVMPLGAAMAACAQLLQIRYGEKSDGLVTCCDAEVPGSVVVRPKRKLDHAWMVYSELNDNPTEADASQVCEALLTLLVEVGQKKRHELSNKDE; from the exons ATGTTTAAATCCTTCAAAAAG GCTAATGACAGTTCTTTAAGAAACAATAGGGTTATCCCCCAGCTACTTACCTCTGTGCCGGCTCTCAATGATGCTGCTTCCTATCTTTCCGAGACGACATCTTTATTTACTCGTTGTTTCATGGATTCTTCTG AACCTGCCTCCAGAGGCTTAGGTGGCCAGGAGATGATTACATTTGGTTCTGCAGAAACTAGAGGATCCCCGGCCTTCAATGCTGCTTCTTCAAGTGGAAGTGAATCATCTGTTGATGCTCCACTTCTCCATGAAGGATTAAGCAGGACCTTATCTAGAAAATCTTCCCAAAGTGGTAATGCAGCCATGCACTCAGAGGACCTATCTGAGGGTTCCAGTACGCAGGTTCTTTCAACGAATACCAGCTCAAATGGCATTTCCATTTTCCAAGG CCTTATAGAGAGGGTGAGAAGGACAGTTCGTGGGTCAGCTGATGATATTGGATGGCTACAACGTGCTTCACACATGCCTCCGGTTGAAGATCAAACTGATAGATTTGTGGAAATCATTGATGATATTAG GCATGGGCTACATGGATTACCAAACTCAATGGTTTACTTGTTAGTTCCAG GTCTCTTTAGCAATCATGGACCACTTTACTTTGTCAATACAAAAACAAGCTTTTCAAAAATGGGACTCACTTGTCATATAGCCAAAATTCATAGCGAG GCCTCTGTGGAGAAGAATGCAAGAGAAATTAAAGATTACATTGAAGAAATTTATTGGGGCTCTAGGAAACGTGTCTTGCTTCTTGGACATAGTAAAGGGGGAGTCGATGCAGCAGCCGCTCTTTCCATGTATTGGACTGATCTGAAAGATAAGGTTGGAGGGCTGGTTTTAGCACAGAGTCCATATGGTGGAAGTCCAATTGCTTCAGACATTTTACGAGAAGGTCAGCTTGGTGATTATGTAAACATTCGCAAGCTTATGGAGACCCTCATCTGTAAAGTAATCAAG GGGGACATGCAAGCTTTGGAAGATTTGACTTATGAGAGGAGGAAGAAATTCTTGAGCAAATACCATTTGCCAAGGGAGCTTCCTGTTGTTTCCTTCAGAACGGAGGCCAGCATTTCTCCAGCGGTTTTGGCCACGTTATCCCGTGTGGCACATGCTGAACTTCCCACATTTTCTGCTGCCCAACCTGCTGCTAAGTTTCCCGTGGTGATGCCTCTTGGTGCTGCGATGGCTGCATGTGCCCAGCTTCTTCAGATCAGGTATGGTGAGAAGAGTGATGGGCTTGTCACTTGTTGTGATGCAGAAGTCCCTGGCTCAGTGGTGGTTAGGCCAAAACGGAAACTGGATCATGCTTGGATGGTATATTCTGAATTAAATGATAACCCAACGGAGGCTGATGCATCTCAAGTTTGTGAAGCTCTTCTAACTTTACTAGTAGAAGTAGGACAGAAGAAAAGACATGAACTATCTAACAAAGATGAATGA
- the LOC132600047 gene encoding type III polyketide synthase A, which produces MFETVSYQRSHHNSSNLKSHTLSVIANLANMSQNNKNVNGASNHSFQPSRRLPTPGKATILAMGKAFPPQLVPQDCLVEGYIRDTNCQDLAIKEKLERLCKTTTVKTRYTVMSKEILEKYPELATEGTPTIRQRLEIANPAVVEMAKQASQACIKEWGRSTDEITHIVYVSSSEIRLPGGDLHLATELGLRCDVGRVMLYFLGCYGGVTGLRVAKDIAENNPGSRVLLTTSETTILGFRPPNNARPYDLVGAALFGDGAAAVIIGTEPIVGKESPFMELNFATQQFLPGTKNVIDGRLTEEGINFKLGRDLPEKIQDNIEEFCKKLIAKKGDQKEETKYNDLFWAVHPGGPAILNRLENTLKLQSDKLDCSRRALMDFGNVSSNTIFYVMEYMREELKNKKDGGEEWGLALAFGPGITFEGILLKSL; this is translated from the exons ATGTTTGAAACAGTCTCATACCAAAGATCTCATCATAACAGCAGCAATCTCAAGTCACATACTCTCAGCGTAATTGCAAATTTAGCCAATATGTCACAGAACAACAAGAATGTTAATGGTGCATCTAACCACTCTTTTCAACCATCACGGCGCCTTCCTACTCCGGGAAAAGCCACTATTCTTGCAATGGGCAAAGCTTTCCCTCCACAACTTGTCCCTCAGGATTGCTTGGTTGAAGGCTACATTCGCGATACCAACTGTCAAGATTTGGCAATTAAGGAGAAATTAGAGCGCCTTT GCAAAACTACTACTGTGAAGACAAGATACACAGTGATGTCAAAGGAAATTTTGGAGAAGTATCCAGAACTAGCCACTGAAGGCACACCAACAATCAGGCAAAGGCTAGAAATTGCAAATCCAGCAGTTGTTGAAATGGCAAAACAAGCAAGCCAAGCTTGCATCAAGGAATGGGGAAGATCAACTGATGAAATCACTCATATTGTTTACGTTTCTTCAAGCGAAATACGCTTACCAGGTGGTGATCTTCACCTTGCTACAGAGCTCGGATTGAGGTGTGATGTTGGACGCGTAATGCTATATTTTTTGGGATGTTATGGTGGTGTCACAGGGCTTAGAGTTGCTAAAGATATAGCTGAAAACAATCCAGGAAGCAGAGTTTTGTTGACAACTTCTGAAACTACAATTCTTGGATTTAGGCCACCAAATAATGCTAGGCCATATGATCTTGTTGGTGCTGCACTTTTTGGGGACGGAGCTGCTGCTGTTATAATTGGAACTGAGCCAATTGTGGGAAAAGAATCCCCTTTCATGGAGCTGAATTTTGCAACTCAGCAATTCTTGCCAGGGACAAAGAACGTGATCGATGGGCGACTTACTGAAGAAGGGATAAACTTCAAGTTAGGGAGGGACCTTCCTGAGAAAATTCAGGACAACATTGAGGAATTCTGCAAGAAATTGATAGCAAAAAAAGGTGATCAAAAGGAGGAAACCAAGTACAATGACTTGTTTTGGGCTGTACATCCGGGCGGACCGGCTATACTTAACAGATTGGAGAACACGCTGAAGTTACAAAGTGATAAATTGGATTGTAGCAGAAGGGCATTGATGGATTTTGGGAATGTGAGTAGCAATACTATATTCTATGTGATGGAGTATATGAGGGAAGAGTTGAAGAATAAGAAAGATGGGGGTGAAGAATGGGGACTTGCTTTAGCATTTGGTCCTGGAATTACCTTTGAAGGCATCCTCCTTAAGAGTCTCTAA